A region of Triplophysa dalaica isolate WHDGS20190420 chromosome 20, ASM1584641v1, whole genome shotgun sequence DNA encodes the following proteins:
- the anapc10 gene encoding anaphase-promoting complex subunit 10, protein MAAATKTPPGADPKQLERTGTVREIGSQAVWSLSSCKPGFGVDQLRDDNLETYWQSDGSQPHLVNIQFRRKTTVKMLCIYADYKSDESYTPSKISVRVGNNFHNLQEIRQLEMVEPSGWIHIPLLDLVNNPIRTFMIQIAVLANHQNGRDTHMRQIKVYTPVEESSIGKFPRCTTVDFMMYRTIR, encoded by the exons ATGGCAGCCGCCACCAAAACCCCCCCAGGTGCAGACCCCAAGCAGTTGGAGCGCACGGGTACCGTCCGAGAAATCGGATCACAAGCTGTATGGTCCCTGTCATCCTGTAAGCCAG ggttTGGAGTCGATCAGCTAAGAGATGATAATCTGGAGACGTACTGGCAGTCTGACGGGTCTCAGCCGCATCTAGTCAACATTCAGTTCAG GAGGAAAACCACTGTGAAGATGCTGTGTATTTACGCCGATTATAAATCTGACGAGAGCTACACCCCCAGCAAGATCTCAGTCAGGGTCGGAAACAACTTCCACAACCTGCAGGAGATTCGG CAGTTAGAGATGGTGGAGCCGAGCGGTTGGATTCACATTCCGCTTCTAGATCTGGTGAACAACCCCATCAGAACCTTCATGATCCAGATCGCTGTGCTGGCCAACCACCAAAATGGGCGCGACACGCACATGAGACAGATCAAGGTCTACACGCCTGTGGAGGAAAGTTCTATTGGCAAATTCCCACGATGCACCACTGTAGACTTCATGATGTACCGCACCATCAGGTGA
- the abce1 gene encoding ATP-binding cassette sub-family E member 1, translating to MADKNTRIAIVNHDKCKPKKCRQECKKSCPVVRMGKLCIEVTPQSKIVWISESLCIGCGICIKKCPFGALSIVNLPSNLEKETTHRYCANAFKLHRLPIPRPGEVLGLVGTNGIGKSTALKILAGKQKPNLGRFDAPPDWQEILAYFRGSELQNYFTKILEDDLKAIVKPQYVDQIPKTVKGSVGSILSRKDDTKTEERVCEQLDLLHLRDRSVEDLSGGELQRFACAVVCIQRADIFMFDEPSSYLDVKQRLRAAITIRSLISPDRYIIVVEHDLSVLDYLSDFICCLYGVPSAYGVVTMPFSVREGINIFLDGYVPTENLRFRETSLVFKVAETAAEEEVKKMCRYQYPDMKKCMGEFSLVITEGEFTDSEIMVMLGENGTGKTTFIRMLAGGLKPDGGGDIPILNVSYKPQKISPKFKGSVRALLHDKIRDAYTHPQFVTDVMKPMQIESIIDQDVQNLSGGELQRVALALCLGKPADVYLIDEPSAYLDSEQRLMAARVVKRFILHAKKTAFVVEHDFIMATYLADRVIVFDGIPSRSTTANAPQSLLAGMNKFLAQLGITFRRDPNNFRPRINKLNSIKDVEQKKSGNYFFLDD from the exons ATGGCCGACAAAAACACCAGAATCGCTATTGTGAACCACGACAAGTGTAAACCCAAGAAATGTCGTCAGGAGTGCAAGAAGAGCTGCCCTGTGGTGCGCATGG GTAAACTGTGTATCGAGGTCACTCCTCAGAGTAAAATCGTCTGGATCTCTGAATCTCTCTGCATCGGCTGTGGCATCTGTATCAAG AAATGTCCATTTGGCGCTCTGTCCATCGTGAACCTGCCTAGCAACCTGGAGAAGGAGACCACACACAGATATTGTGCCAACGCCTTCAAGCTTCACAG GTTGCCCATTCCTCGCCCCGGAGAGGTGCTGGGGCTCGTGGGAACTAACGGTATTGGCAAGTCCACTGCTCTCAAGATCCTGGCTGGCAAACAGAAGCCAAACCTTGGAAGATTCGAC GCCCCACCTGACTGGCAGGAGATCTTGGCGTATTTCCGCGGCTCCGAGCTGCAGAATTACTTCACAAAGATTTTGGAGGATGATCTGAAGGCTATCGTGAAGCCGCAGTACGTCGATCAGATCCCCAAAACCGTTAAG GGGTCAGTAGGATCTATTCTGAGCCGGAAGGATGACACTAAAACAGAGGAGCGGGTGTGTGAACAACTAG atctGTTGCACTTGCGTGACCGTAGCGTCGAGGACCTATCAGGAGGAGAGCTGCAGAGATTCGCCTGCGCAGTCGTCTGCATTCAGAGAGCTGACAT TTTCATGTTCGATGAGCCGTCCAGTTATCTCGATGTCAAGCAGAGGCTGAGAGCCGCCATCACCATCCGCTCCCTCATCTCTCCAGACAG ataCATCATTGTGGTGGAGCATGACTTGAGTGTGTTGGATTACCTTTCTGACTTCATCTGCTGTCTGTATGGAGTTCCCAGCGCTTATGGAGTTGTGACGATGCCCTTCAGTGTCAGAGAAg GTATCAATATTTTCCTGGACGGTTACGTGCCGACGGAGAACCTGCGCTTCAGGGAGACGTCACTGGTGTTTAAGGTGGCAGAGACGGCGGCCGAGGAGGAAGTGAAAAAGATGTGTCGTTATCAGTATCCTGATATGAAGAAGTGCATGGGAGAGTTCTCGCTCGTCATCACCGAAGGAGAGTTCACAGATTCTGAGATTATGGTCATGCTGGGAGAGAACG GAACTGGGAAGACCACGTTCATCAGAATGCTGGCAGGAGGACTCAAACCGGACGGAGGAG GTGATATACCCATCCTGAATGTGAGCTACAAACCACAGAAGATCAGTCCCAAGTTTAAA ggcAGCGTACGAGCTTTACTTCACGATAAGATCAGAGATGCATACACGCACCCTCAATTTGTCACTGATGTCATGAAGCCCATGCAGATAGAGAGCATCATCGACCAGGAC GTTCAGAATCTGTCTGGTGGTGAGCTGCAGCGTGTGGCTCTGGCTCTGTGTTTAGGGAAACCAGCAGACGTGTATCTGATCGACGAGCCGTCTGCTTACCTGGACTCTGAGCAGCGTCTGATGGCTGCCAGAGTTGTCAAACG ATTCATCCTCCATGCGAAGAAGACGGCGTTTGTGGTGGAGCACGACTTCATCATGGCCACTTACCTGGCAGACAGGGTCATCGTGTTCGACGGCATTCCCTCCAGGAGCACCACCGCCAATGC GCCGCAGTCGCTGTTGGCGGGCATGAATAAGTTCTTGGCGCAGCTGGGGATCACATTCAGAAGGGACCCCAACAATTTCAGACCAAGAATTAACAAACTTAATTCCATTAAG GATGTGGAACAGAAGAAGAGCGGCAACTACTTCTTCCTGGACGACTGA